The proteins below come from a single Triticum aestivum cultivar Chinese Spring chromosome 5D, IWGSC CS RefSeq v2.1, whole genome shotgun sequence genomic window:
- the LOC123122039 gene encoding UDP-glucuronate 4-epimerase 6: MPSDAAAKGVKLERYASGGALLLRRVASGKFVSASSHLLFRATVLATLALVFLFALHYPSLLSRSFSLASDGSSSSVPGASRSHASHRSLLASTSAAATYGSERWQKEIRRSAKPGRDGGLSVLVTGAGGFVGAHCSLALKARGDGVVGLDNFNSYYDPALKRGRQQLLADRGVVVLDADINDALLLEKLFEAVPFTHVLHLAAQAGVRYAMEAPQTYVASNVAGLVSVFEAAAKRADPQPAVVWASSSSVYGLNTDAPFSEDHRTDRPASLYAATKKAGEAIAHAYNHIYGLSITGLRFFTVYGPWGRPDMAYFSFARSIVAGEPITLYADARRDFTYIDDVVKGCVGALDTAGRSTGSARSGKKSGPAPLRVYNLGNTSPVPVTRMVAILEKLLGKKANKRIIAMPSNGDVPFTHANVSHAAHDFGYRPTTSLDAGLRHFVDWFVQYYKLDIKIAKPSTTGKKPAAATKKKASATSASS; encoded by the coding sequence ATGCCgtccgacgcggcggccaagggcGTGAAGCTGGAGCGGTACGCGAGCGGCGGCGCGCTGCTGCTGCGCCGGGTGGCCAGCGGCAAGTTCGTCTCCGCCTCCTCGCACCTGCTCTTCCGCGCCACCGTGCTCGCCACGCTCGCCCTCGTCTTCCTCTTCGCGCTCCACTACCCCTCCCTCCTCTCCCGCTCCTTCAGCCTcgcctccgacggctcctcgtcctCCGTGCCCGGCGCGTCGCGGTCGCACGCCTCGCACCGGAGCCTGCTCGCGTCCACGTCCGCGGCGGCCACGTACGGGAGCGAGCGGTGGCAGAAGGAGATACGCCGCAGCGCCAAGCCGGGCCGGGACGGGGGGCTGTCGGTGCTCGTCACGGGCGCCGGCGGGTTCGTCGGCGCGCACTGCTCGCTCGCGCTCAaggcgcgcggcgacggcgtcgtcgGCCTCGACAACTTCAACTCCTACTACGACCCGGCGCTCAAGCGCGGGCGCCAGCAGCTCCTCGCCGACCGCGGCGTCGTCGTGCTCGACGCCGACATCAACGACGCGCTCCTGCTGGAAAAACTCTTCGAGGCGGTGCCCTTCACGCACGTGCTGCACCTGGCGGCGCAGGCCGGGGTGCGCTACGCCATGGAGGCGCCGCAGACGTACGTGGCGTCCAACGTGGCCGGGCTGGTGAGCGTGTTCGAGGCGGCCGCCAAGCGCGCCGACCCGCAGCCGGCCGTCGtctgggcctcctcctcctccgtctacGGGCTCAACACCGACGCGCCCTTCTCCGAGGACCACCGCACCGACCGCCCGGCGTCGCTCTACGCGGCCACCAAGAAGGCCGGCGAGGCCATCGCGCACGCATACAACCACATCTACGGCCTCTCCATCACCGGCCTCCGCTTCTTCACCGTGTACGGGCCCTGGGGCCGCCCCGACATGGCCTACTTCTCCTTCGCCCGCAGCATCGTGGCCGGCGAGCCCATCACGCTCTACGCCGACGCGCGCCGCGACTTCACCTACATCGACGACGTGGTCAAGGGCTGCGTCGGCGCGCTGGACACCGCCGGCAGGAGCACCGGGTCCGCCAGGTCCGGCAAGAAGAGCGGCCCCGCGCCGCTGCGCGTGTACAACCTGGGCAACACCTCCCCGGTGCCGGTGACCCGGATGGTGGCCATCCTGGAGAAGCTGCTGGGGAAGAAGGCGAACAAGCGCATCATCGCCATGCCCAGCAACGGCGACGTGCCCTTCACCCACGCCAACGTGAGCCACGCGGCGCACGACTTCGGGTACCGCCCCACCACCTCCCTCGACGCCGGCCTGCGCCACTTCGTGGACTGGTTCGTGCAGTACTACAAGCTCGACATCAAGATCGCCAAACCGTCCACCACCGGCAAgaagccggcggcggcgacgaagaaGAAGGCCTCCGCCACGTCGGCGTCGTCGTGA